aatgccaggagaaggaggtaagtgccttggggtgtgggggcggctcggctcaccagggggggggggcctctccgggaaaggggggggggggtgtgtgctCACGTGGGAATGGacgcccccttagcccaggggcctccattcccttaatccggccctgattgtaggGCACCAGGAACACTGGACCCATTCCCAGCAATGTCATCTAGGTAATAAAGCTATTTACCCATAGGAGAACAGCTGTAACCTGAGAGGGAGAAGGAACTGTTCCCCATACTAAAACAAAGGAGGGCCCTCGTGATTTAggctttttaaaataaacattttttaacacaATTGACTATGCCTTTAAATTACTTATCTGAAATATAAGATGCCGAGCTTTTACCTTGCCCTTTTTGTGAACTCTGCCTTGAGACCGATATCCAATTAAGTCTAAATACAGCTACTACCACTACGGCCGCCAAATAAAATCATAATGTttccaaacagaaaaaaaatctccATTCATGCTCTACATGCATATTAAAAAGAAATCTACAATACAAGATGAACAATGGTCTGTAGAGTATGACCAACACATCAATCAttttgaatgattacatatttacCTTCCACTTTCATGATTTGGTAGGTGTCCTGCACAACCTTATATTTGGGTTCGTTACGAAAAGCGTGGGCCCAAGCCTGAATCAAATAGAGGATCTTGTTGCGGACATTTGGTTCCACCTGACGCTGGAGAAAGACAGCGGTTATCAAAGTAACAGGGCTCAGACTTTAGTTTGTAGAATGATCTGTAGTGCTTGATACAACACCGGGTCGAGTGGGGCTTTATTCCAGATCTGAGAAACTAAACTGTTTAGCACAAGTGACAAAATGTAAGAATGAGTCAGGTAACTTGCTACACATACAGTCTGAGCTCAATGTCACAGCTCACCTGACTGATCAGGAAGTTGTGAAAGACTCACGTGACAGACTATGGTGCTTTCCCAGATGATTACACGGAGATCCAATCAGAATAGGAGTGGGTGTATACACTAAATAACTGCTGGAGGCAGTGACCAGGAACTCTGACACGAACAGGGTCAGCCTTAGAAACCTCTGTATTACGTCTGCTGGTTATTAATTGCTGATGAGAAAACAGACAGTACCTTTTGCAGCTCTTTTAGCTCCTCCATGGTTTGCTTATTTGCAACTTCATCATGTACGGTTTGGCCACAGTTTTTCACCACAGACTCAAAAACCTAAAGGGTTAACAAAGAATGACCCAAAGTATATTTGGCTGCATAGAATACAGCAAATGTATAGGATAGTTTTATGACCAAGTTTTCATTTCACATATAGGGCAGGGTTTCCTACACTCTATCACATTCATTACTTTtcgttaaataaaaaataaatgtagcatGCAACCCTCATAACCACAAGTCTCTGACTTGATTACTATATTCAAATAAGTATAACTGTAATCTGCACTTGCAAAATacctaaatattattttgtgttgtGTGCAGTAAAGGAAGTGTGAAAATATTGTGCTTTATGTTCTGCTGTTGCATAAAGACATTGTGATTTGAGAGACTTGGCAAATTAAAAAGCAATTTTACTTATTTTGTAAGGACAATAATCGTAAATAATTTGTGTGTAATCGACAATAGAAACTTACAGAATAATATAACAGGCACAGCAAATAGCCACTTTGTAAGGTACGCCTTTAGTAGAAGCAggcacattaaaaaataaaataaaaattacttggGATAAAGAAGAGTGTAAGATTCTAATTCTTGTTTCACTCCTATTTAAATGAGAAGCTCACTTAAGATGTGGCCATAAAGGATGATCACAGTCAACTGTTAGATCACAGCACATGCATCAGTGGTCCACCTCTGCTACCACACTGGAAGCGTGTGGGCCAGTCAGGAGCAAGTCCTTCCTTTTTTGCACTctttggagagcagaggaggtaCTCAAATATGCCTGACGCTGCGtatgttattatatatgtattagctGTGCATTTAAATATGAGTATTAAATGCCTTTAATTAAACAGGGGTAAGGTTGTATTAAATATTCATTGGCGAGGCCTATGGGTGTCTAATCAATATGCATCGGTGAGGAGATTTGGTACTTTTATGGTTGATGTTGGTTGGCGTGACTCTCATTGCACTGGGATAAGAGGATATTAGATTACAGTAGCGAACAAAAAGTAGATTCCATGTCACTACAGTCCGATCACCCCTGATCTACATATATTGTGGGGTTCACAAATGGAGATGGCCAGGGCACTCACAGAAGGCAACCCTGATGTGTTATGCTTTCTCATTTAAGCCTGTTTCCTAGATCAACACCATGTTAATCATTAACTAAGGACTATTGAACGTGATTTTTGATTGAAGGATGGGGGGATATTCCAAAACACTTGCTTTATACATAAAAAAGGtctatttttttgtttaccaGTCCTTTAGCTAATTGTTTCTGCCTCCCCATACTACATAAATGCCACAATATAAATCCATTATGGAGAGCTGGAGAGATAACAAAAGTTCAAGCAAGACAAATTTGAGACATTGATAGAGAGACCTCACCTCCAGTGCAAACAGAGCAACATGGGGGTTTTTGTCATTAACCTTCTTCTTGATGGCTGCCACAGCATATTTAGCTCTAGAAAACAGAAAGAGttctaaaatacacaaataacaaAACTTCATAGCATTGAACCCACCACAtcacaacataaaataaatatatatatatatatatatatatatatatatatatatatatatataatatttgaattTTTAACCAACTATGAACTCAAAAACTCTGTATGTTGTTGCAATCAACTATGCCCTTACATAACTTTCATTTATGTAGGATTCATTCTACAATTGTAGTTGTTATTGGAGATCAAGCACAGATACATACAGTGATAATATAAAGCAATACTTACTGAGTATCTCCTTGACGGATCATATCACAAATTTGCAGGATGGATTCCCAGTCTGTCTCCAGTAGGAGTTGACTGGTGGCTTTAtctatacagaaaaaaataagcatTTACTAACACAAAAAGAGGAAACAGAAATAACCTAGTTAACCTTGCAACAGAGATGGCTTATGAGTCTGTTCCCTGCCCAGAACTGTATACTCAATACAGTACATtacatgtttttaatttaaacaagAAGTATTAGATTAAAATGATTTTTCAACACTGTCAACATTCAAGAAATAAAATAACCAATCTGTAGCAGccagaaaagtttattttttgggggcaaaACTAGTCAGTTGTGGGTAAAAGCAAACCGCCAAGGAGGATGCAGTTAAATAGGGGTCTGTGAACACAGAATTTTAACACTAGTGGGTACTTTGCCTATGAAACACATCCAACATAGAAAATGTGGttataattaacattttatttatatagcgttcgCAGTCTGCAgctctttacaattaggaacaaacacaataCAAAAACAAGACTGGATATTAACAGACAAAGCGATAAGATGGCACTGCTAACGAGCAAACAATCTGTAGGAAAACAGACATTTGATGCATGAGGTTAAGTGTCATATATTGCACATTGATCCAACCAGATTGCAATCGGAAAACATTCTTGGTGGTGCTCactgatccagtcacacagagggcagaggattgTTTGAGTAAACTGTATATAGAGGTGGCTAGAATAGACTAGGAAGATTAAGATGATGTTTTGAGAATTTgctaagcttgtctgaaaaggtggatTTTCAAGGAACGCTTGAGGTATTGGCAGCCAGGGGTAAAGGCTTATTGTACAAAGGATGGAATTCCAGAAATTGGGTGTATCCCAATAAAGGTCCTGTAGCCTGAAATGGAAGCAAGTAATCGATGAGAGGGGCAGATCTTGGGCAGAGCAAAGAGGagaatttgggagatattttgaaacaagggaAAATGTTTGTTGGTGCATTGTGCTAATGTTTTAATCAAATATGAACTAACACCTCATACTTCCATTTTGATAGATATATACAGTTTTGCAATAGCAAGTATAAGCACGGACACCTTTTTTTGTTCTGTATCCATATGCAGCTGGTACCAGAGAGCATAGGATTTTCAGAGTatgtgcttatttgttttcaaatATTACCTAATGATCTCTTAGCTGCAGTGCACCCAGCCTATTTAAGAATATTTGGGTGTGGAATAAAAACAGCCCTTTGTTCCACATCAACCTCCATTCCTAAGAGAAGGGTGCATTTGATTTTTATCGCATTTAAGTGTGTTTGAAACAGAGATGTTAGTGTAAGAGTTGCAATAATGAGAACCCTTGACATTGGGCTGCAAGCTAAGATGTTTtgctcaaaatatgaactaataccttatACATCCATTTAACTAGATACATACAAATTTCTGCTGACAGCtgtttttgcaatttgttaattgTTCTGTATGTTATTTATCTTTGAAAAAGCAACTATAAACACTACAATAAATACCTGCCTTCTGCAGTTGGCTATGGGCAGAATCTACAGATGATTCTACATTGCACAGTAAAGTATTCACAAAGCCACGTTAAGTCAGCGGTAGCCCTAAACCTTTTGACACTTGACATGGTAAACTAGAGCATCTGTATTGGTGTGGTATATCCTATAATCTACACATATTGTGACTATGTAACAGTTATTCGATCTACCGAGCTGATACTATAGATACGCCCATGGGGCTACTGCTGCGCTGTGTGCGCCCTGCTGAGCACAGGGGAGGCCAGCGTGTTATATTATCTGACAAGCTGCCGGGATTGGGGAAGGCCATGGATGATGGTGGTTGTAGTGGCATCAGGTGACTAGACAGCCCTCCTGTTACTATGGTGTACCGTGGCCTGCGCTGTGACAATGAGGTATCCACAATCGGAGATAACGGTTCCCCTCCCCTAACCCCCGGTGTTCCTCACCCAGCAACCTCTCGAATGTGCCGCCTCCTTTTCCCATCTTAACACCGGGCAGAGCGAAAGACTGACACCGAAGCAACAACTACTTTTCCGCTTCCGTCACTTTGGACCGGAAACCACAAGGAGGAGCTCCGCCGGGCAGCTgagaagcggaagtgacgtcaccCCGAAGCTTGTGCATGACGATGGTCAAAGGGAGGAGGGGGCGGTCCTGACGGTAACCAGGGAGACGGGAGCAGCGCACATAGTGCTGTGGATcatgtgtttggttctcgggccCTCCGGCGTCGGGAAAACTCTGCTAATGAAGAGGCTTCAGAATATCCTTTTGGGATGAAATGATGCGTCATAGTTACATGACAGGGAGACCTATAGAGAGTACACTGGAAAGGCGGCCTCAGTCCGGAGTGTCCATGTACAACATTGTTATGTTGGGCTTCTGGACTTGTATCATCCTAATTACAGATGTTACAAATGCTATGTAAGGTGGCTCCATAATGTCCTAGTCTGTAAAACTAGCCACACACAGTTGCAGTTTAAAGTGGGGCATTTGTGGCCATATTGACGCAATATGGTCTACatcagaggtgctcaaactcaaGAGCTACctacagttcatgtttttagtcTAAGGGCTAGTATATAAAGAAAACCCTCAATTTGGTTGGCTTGGTATGTATAGCAGACCGACTTTGTATGCTAATATGCAAAGCAGAACCAAATGTGAATGTAGTATGCAGACCAGGTCCCCTCAGTGTTTTTGGTACAATGCAGAGTAGAcccctgtgggtaaatgtattatggtctgtttttttcaactcgcgggagatcagcgagttgacagctaaaatttaaagcggcgctttgcctttacaagctagcgcagctttaaattgtagctgtcaaatcgccgatctcccgcgagttgaaaaaacaggaccataatacatttaccccctagtctgttGGTGGTTGTTATTGTTGCTCAGCACAATTTCCTAACCTCAACCTCATGATTTCAGACTTTGATGGTACAGAGCCACTGTTTGGTATGCATTAGCTCTGTGTTGTCCCTCTTGGGGCCACACTGAGCCTTTTTATGatccagcacagtggcctagtggttagcacttttgcctcacagcactgatgatgtgcagcttttttttttttaactatttattttgaaaaatagcagtcatgtacagataagaatcaacaatagtacatttgcagggcaagAGAAAAACAGAACAGTACATGTGACGGGCATAAGTCAAAGAAGCTGAAAATGTTTGAGTAGCAAATCTATAAAATAGCCAGAGGTTGTCAATAAACAGGCAGGTAAGTATAGAATTGTTATCTAGAATACTCAAgacactataacattttataacaatataatgtgggggaggggggggggggcactggtcgccACTGAgattgaaagaaaaagagaacatacttcccaattatccacacagttccttatccctttctttcctttttaagagaaacaaataaataaaagaggggcaataaaagtttcagaGGAGATTACTACTTAGATGCTCCGGGGAGGGAAACCGCATCGAgagtcaagagtcaggccacctatgaacCTGGGGAGTCTTTTTAGGGGGAAGGAGTTGGTACAGGAggtaaggggttataagtaaagccaaggagcccaaacctggtgaaatttatcacccttatcatgtaggtggtatgtaatctgttccatccgagcaataaaccagatataggatcgcagggccgccatagtggggggttcagcttgtttccaagacttagctactaggcatcgcgcagctgcaaggacatgggatgccaattttgcagactgtctatcatcatcaatcaaagggtaacagagaagaaaagaccatgggtctttccggacaatgcatggaaggagggaggagaggagggccctaactcgatcccaaaaggaggatattttagggcaggaccactaGATATGCAAAAAggagcccatctggccacaaccccgccaacataatggagaactagaggggaacattttagtgagtttgtcaggtgtgtagtaccacctatagcaggggtaggcaacctgcggctctccaggtgttgtgaaactacaagtcccagcatgctttgccagtagataaccagcagagaggtggcaaggcatgctgggatttgtagtttcacaacacctggagagccacaggttccctacccctgacctatagtatactttgtatgcgttctccttcaccaaagtggaaatagagccggtggcaacttgatcccttatgatttcccagtagtcctcctctgggggggggggggtccaggtccctctcccactccctctcatgcctaccgcctggaggtaaaagtacattgagaattaagctgtagatagaggaaatcatgcccctacccaagggagaggagagacatagagattGATGTGCAGCTTTTTTATGCTATTGAACAAATTCTTAAAGCAAATAGCTTTTAAGTATTTGTATAAATTCCTTAACTTTCACTTCCAGAGCTGTGCTCTAAAGATTCAGCAAACCTCGGAGATCCTCCACCCACCCAACCCACTGTGAGTTATTGTGACCAGTAAAAATTGTTGTTTGTCCCTTGGCTAATGCAGTACTTTCATGGGGATGAGTTTTACAACTTGCTAAATGTGTTTGATAAATGAGCATACAAAGAATTTGTTGTCAATGCTTTCCACAGGGTATTACAGTGGAATCTGTCTCCTTTACTTCCAGTGTGAAGCGGTGGTGCTCTGAATATGCTCTGTGTGTTCCTCCACTACTCAAGCATATATCCAATAATGACAGCTTATCGGGCAACACACCTTAAACACTGCATATCTCTCAAAGGTTCCTAAGAGCTGGTCTATTGTGTGACATAAATGGGTATCTAGATGCACAACATTTCGGGGCCTATTCCCCATTTCTTTATGAGCAGTGAGCAAACAGTAATATATAAACTTTTAAGGCTAATCATCACATCAGTGCTCTAATTAAAACCACATGCAAGCGTATAATTTGTGTTAGATGTGAGCAATAACATATACATGTTACCATGCATACAATATACAAACAGCAATACAATGGTGAGATTTCTGAATTATGACTTATGATATGGTAGTTAATCAATTTAAATATTACCACTACACATTAAAGGGTGTGTAACCACACAAATATTAGTATGATCAATTCATTTAAAGAAGGGGGAAGGAGCCCCCCAAAACATTGTGCATGACGATACCCACTTTTCACGCAATAAACCAGCTCTGATGAGCCTttcaaatatatgtttttttttactgacaagCTATCACTTTTATTAGTGTAATGCTCAGCACGAGTGCATATCTTCTAAAGTCTTGTTTTTCACTTTACAGCCCTGATTTATTGAGTTAGGTGTAACCACAGCAGCTTGAAGTATTTGACTTGACTGacattgtccttttttttttttttggtagtgTTTGGGGTGCAGGTATTCATTAAATCTTTAATATATACATTTGGAGGGGATGGGATGTCCGTGTTTCCTGAAGCTAATGTTTgaaattaacattttcttttccaTTGACACAATGCTGTACGATTCGCTGATGTAGGTTGGCACTAACCTGACAGATTTGACGATACAGCGGACACGTGTGACTGTGCGAGAGGTTGGTGGATCCATGGGACCAATCTGGCCCAGTTACTACAAGGACTGCAGGACTGTGTTGGTGAGTTTCTGTTTAGCTGTTATATTACTAGCGCCTTTGCAATAGATTaataactaagggcctgattcattaaggatcttaaatgaaaaggtatcttatttcagtctcctggacaaaaccatgttacattgcaaggggtgcaaattaatattctgttttgcacataagttaaatactaactgttttttcatgtagcacacacatatcaactttaaatctcagtgtacaaataagctatcaagtatttgtgtgctacatgaaaaaactatcCTAAGTACAAAGTTTGCACACTTCATCATctttattatcaacatttatttatatagcggcaacatatttcataacgctttacaattggggacacattagtaaacaaactgggtaaaacagacaaagaggtgagaggaccatgctcacaagcttacaatctatgggacaatgggtgctggaaacatgaggttaagtctacatattgcatttcgtgTAAACCAGATTGCACaggtaaacaaaaacaaaaagggattagtatgctatatgatccagtcacatagcaatgtttgtcagagggttgctgtcttgtgtggATTGtttaacaggtggtaatagggtaatctattgaggttaagagggtggttgaggaatattataagcttatctgaagaggtgggttttcagagatcgCTTGAACGTttatagaccagaggaaagtcttattgtgcgagggagggaattctataGAGTTGGTGCTGCCCGAACAAAGTCTTGTAACCAGGAATGGTAGGATGTAAGGAGTGTGGATGAgcaacgcagatcttgtgcagaatagaGTTGTCGAGTTGGAAGGTATcttaagacaagtgaggagatgtatgttggtgcagctttgttgatgatcTTGAAggttagtaaaattattttatattgaatttggtaaaaaaaggcaaccagtgtagacacAGACAGTGATTCAGCAgaagaataatgatttgcaaggaaaatcaatctagccgctgtgtgcaaaatagaatgtaggggtttgagtctgtttttggggaagaccagtaaggagggaattgcaatagtccatgcaggagataagtgcatgaattaaggtttttgcagtgtcttgtataagATATGTGCTTttactggaaatgtttttagatgtatgtaacatgatttagatatagagtcgatatggggaacaaaggatagttccgagtcaaggatcacacctaggcagcgagcttgcggggtgggagttatggtcatgttgtcaacagaaatagaaatgtcagatatgcttttgttggtgggtgggaatattattaactctattttagaaagtttgagttggcaagaggacatcgaATGCTAGTGACACAGAGGAACATGACAGTTGTTTGGGTATTGCTACAACAATCATGGTGACTTGGGGCATtagaaatggttgatttaggatATAAAGGAACTGGAGTGATGCCGTGTAGAAAGAGAATATATCAATATGTGTCTGAAGGCAGTAATCTCGCCAACACACTCAGATATATGGGTATCTACTTTATATACTATATTTCTCCATTTCTTTCAGTTCATTGTGGATGCTGCTAATCCGAGCCAGGTGTCTGCATCCTGTATCCAGCTTCTCTCTGTGCTCTCCGCTCATGCTCTCTCATCAGTGTCGGTGCTCATTATCTTCAATAAAACGTAAGCAATGCTATGAATTACACATTATTAGTTACAACCCTCAGAAGCATGTAAATTTCTGTTATACCAAGGTTATTTAACATACcctcagtaaaataaaatgtacaagtcTGTTCTCCCAAATATTTACCTCAATCTACAGCCTATGCGAGAGACTAATGTGTGTGGATCTGTCTACTTACAGGGATCTGCCAAGCTGTATGTCATTGGTGGAAATGAAATCGTTGTTCAGATTGGATGACATAATAGCTTGTgctaatcagccaatcacaacTATGGAAACAAGTGCCCTCAACGGCACAGGACTGCAAGAAGTGGTGCAGTGGCTGCATTCCTCTAGTGGCCACTAACTATAATGCTTGACATGGGTGGGTTCACTCTTTTTCTCACTGTTATCACTCTGGACCTTTCACATGGTTACAAGCGAGGAAATTATTTGAAGCAGACACACAAGGCCCTTTGACAAGTCTGCCTGTTCTTTCTTAATGCCCCATTGTAGCAGTGATGCATTTAAAAACGCAAGGAGCAGCTAACAAGGCAGTTGGAATGTATTAATTCAGTTCTCTACTGCATTCATTTAgggagtgtgtatgtatatatgttggaaaattttatatttacaatattgATTGTAACAAATTTGTGAAACGATTTATCTGTAGTCCATAATCAGTGTAACCTCCATCCCAGCAGAAAAATGATGCAGTAGGTAGTTTACGACACAGTACATAATGATATATTTTCATCACATATTTATGTTGAGTGTTTACTCAATTTCTAATCCCACCAAGGTGTCCTCAAACTTTCTAATCCTGGTTTACAGTGGTGCAAACAGTCGCATTGTAAAGTTTTTTAGTTGGTCAATCAGCAACTGGCCATGTGAGGGCTTATTTGCATTCAGGCAGGTATCGGATATACACTGTACTCTACAGAGACTATCCTTATTGCAGCTTACAGGGTTTTAGTTTGCAGCCCATATAAGCATAGTTTGTTTTGTACATTACTTGGGCCTGCCATTCAAATGTACATAGCTCATGGTTACCAGCTTGCAGGTTATGCATAAAGGGAATTTCCACCGTCAgatgatattaatttattggcttgtatcTGTCCCCCTGCaggttttactaaatacattgtgtTTTCTTGTTAGCTTTCATCTGTACTTTTCTGTAATGTTATTTATCAAGCACAGTTGTTTAACTTTATTGCCTTGGTATACAACACAGCTGTGCGATCTGCATTGGCTACAAAGACCAGCTCTGTGTTTTATCTTTTGACGTTGAAGCCCTGTTCGCACATGCGTTGCGaaaatggataaaatgtatgtgtgactggatcactattaaataacttttggtaaagatttatttaaagcaaatagcgcagggcacttatttatgtaattgcatgtgcactttttttttatattgtttatattgtgagataggtaatcgttatttctgagaccagggaaaaaaattagtctcttgtctaaccttgctataggatatgcctatttctgatgtacatGTCTGATAcaatgagcagggccggattaagggaatggaggcccctgggctaaggggccctccattccccgcgaggcccccaatgtgagccgtccgccgccccccaccccccgcgaggacccccccaagcacttacctgtcagtgcagtcctccgtcccggcgcgctgtaagctccttactgaggagatctcgcgagagttcatgaactctcgcgagatatcctcagtaagcagactacagcgcgccgggacggaggactgcactgacagtactcagcagcatcgatcgggccgggggcgcccccgcccccgaccgatcaataatgctgctgaggagtttgaagggccccctggatgcccgaggcccctgggctatagcccagttagacctcgggttaatccggccctgacaatgagcctgtgtttaccaaggctttggtgtattgtggtttgggaaagtggcttgttgtgggtccttttgttgttctgtggaaatgtcTATTCGgagactgtctgaagtattcatgccagtcagaccttttgacttactagtgagtctcctgtctct
The nucleotide sequence above comes from Mixophyes fleayi isolate aMixFle1 chromosome 6, aMixFle1.hap1, whole genome shotgun sequence. Encoded proteins:
- the ARL16 gene encoding ADP-ribosylation factor-like protein 16 isoform X2 gives rise to the protein MCLVLGPSGVGKTLLMKRLQKLCSKDSANLGDPPPTQPTVGTNLTDLTIQRTRVTVREVGGSMGPIWPSYYKDCRTVLFIVDAANPSQVSASCIQLLSVLSAHALSSVSVLIIFNKTDLPSCMSLVEMKSLFRLDDIIACANQPITTMETSALNGTGLQEVVQWLHSSSGH
- the ARL16 gene encoding ADP-ribosylation factor-like protein 16 isoform X1, with translation MCLVLGPSGVGKTLLMKRLQIPELCSKDSANLGDPPPTQPTVGTNLTDLTIQRTRVTVREVGGSMGPIWPSYYKDCRTVLFIVDAANPSQVSASCIQLLSVLSAHALSSVSVLIIFNKTDLPSCMSLVEMKSLFRLDDIIACANQPITTMETSALNGTGLQEVVQWLHSSSGH
- the ARL16 gene encoding ADP-ribosylation factor-like protein 16 isoform X3, with protein sequence MGPIWPSYYKDCRTVLFIVDAANPSQVSASCIQLLSVLSAHALSSVSVLIIFNKTDLPSCMSLVEMKSLFRLDDIIACANQPITTMETSALNGTGLQEVVQWLHSSSGH